In Aspergillus luchuensis IFO 4308 DNA, chromosome 1, nearly complete sequence, the following are encoded in one genomic region:
- a CDS encoding pyridoxal phosphate-dependent decarboxylase family protein (COG:E;~EggNog:ENOG410PVQQ;~InterPro:IPR002129,IPR015421,IPR015424,IPR021115, IPR010977;~PFAM:PF00282,PF01212,PF00266;~go_function: GO:0003824 - catalytic activity [Evidence IEA];~go_function: GO:0016831 - carboxy-lyase activity [Evidence IEA];~go_function: GO:0030170 - pyridoxal phosphate binding [Evidence IEA];~go_process: GO:0006520 - cellular amino acid metabolic process [Evidence IEA];~go_process: GO:0019752 - carboxylic acid metabolic process [Evidence IEA]), whose translation MHFNAPQDQSDEGWTNVMLLARSLLTQLLTTDLPPPSDPILPVFDISELPSLQDEIMPDDHPRDPVSILQQAMTLFDYHLHHTHPHNFAYIPACPAPITRLGDLLTSIWNVNAANWDASSGPSEVEKAMIHWLGSQLGLPDSMGGCFVSGGSMANMTAIVAARDEKLQPSERANATIYMSDQTHLSVMKALHIAGFMDYQVHKIPTDDNCRMDTDILRHAINTDRLFGRVPFLLVANCGSTNTGSIDPLNALADIARDEGLWLHVDGAYGASISLSDKHRHLVDGIGRADSISWDGHKWLFQTYGCGIVLTRHMKSLARSFSFDAEYLNHPSEPQATTSFYKLSPELSRPARAMSLWLTIKVLGRRRMGEMIDQGFLLARTADRSIRQYKNWIIPVPTVASIVVFRYAPPGFSEEELDSLNTATSQRLVKENIASIFTTQIRGRTTLRMCAMNPAVQPEIISDIISRVDKIAQAEASKVKKTYPKISNGLCSPLPSCCVVEASDQA comes from the coding sequence ATGCATTTCAACGCACCCCAAGACCAATCAGATGAAGGATGGACCAATGTCATGTTGCTAGCCAGGTCTCTATTGACTCAACTCCTGACCACCGAccttccacctccatcagACCCTATTCTCCCAGTTTTCGATATCAGTGAGCTACCAAgcctgcaggatgagatCATGCCGGATGATCATCCGCGGGATCCGGTCTCTATCCTTCAACAAGCTATGACGCTCTTTGACTACCATCTACACCACACCCATCCACATAACTTTGCTTATATACCAGCCTGCCCGGCCCCCATTACTCGTCTGGGTGATCTTCTCACTTCCATTTGGAATGTAAATGCTGCCAACTGGGATGCGAGCTCTGGTCCGAGTGAGGTTGAAAAGGCCATGATCCACTGGCTAGGCTCTCAACTGGGGCTACCTGATTCAATGGGAGGGTGCTTTGTCTCGGGTGGGTCAATGGCAAACATGACAGCCATAGTCGCAGCTCGCGATGAGAAACTCCAACCGTCAGAGCGAGCAAACGCCACCATCTACATGTCCGACCAGACACACCTCTCCGTGATGAAAGCCCTACATATTGCCGGCTTCATGGACTACCAGGTCCACAAGATACCAACCGATGATAACTGCCGCATGGATACGGATATCCTACGACATGCCATCAATACAGATCGCCTATTCGGACGcgttcctttcctccttGTCGCCAATTGCGGCAGCACCAACACAGGCAGTATCGATCCTCTGAACGCATTAGCCGACATCGCGCGTGACGAAGGCCTATGGCTCCACGTAGACGGTGCATATGGTGCATCCATCTCACTCTCCGACAAGCATCGCCACCTGGTTGATGGTATCGGTCGCGCGGATAGCATCTCCTGGGATGGCCACAAGTGGCTCTTCCAGACATATGGTTGCGGGATTGTGCTCACGCGGCACATGAAGTCTCTCGCacgcagcttctccttcgaTGCCGAATATCTCAACCATCCATCGGAACCTCAAGCCACGACTAGCTTCTACAAACTCAGCCCAGAGCTAAGTCGCCCCGCGCGCGCAATGTCTCTGTGGCTCACTATCAAGGTTCTAGGTCGTCGTCGTATGGGTGAGATGATCGATCAGggttttcttcttgcccGTACAGCGGATCGCAGTATCCGGCAGTATAAGAACTGGATCATCCCGGTGCCAACAGTTGCTAGCATTGTGGTTTTCAGATACGCACCTCCTGGGttcagcgaggaagagctaGACTCATTGAACACTGCAACTTCGCAACGGCTCGTGAAGGAGAATATCGCTTCTATATTCACCACCCAGATTCGTGGACGGACTACACTTCGAATGTGTGCTATGAATCCTGCTGTGCAGCCGGAAATTATCAGTGATATAATATCCCGTGTGGATAAAATTGCCCAAGCAGAGGCTTCTAAGGTCAAGAAGACATATCCAAAGATATCTAATGGACTGTGTTCTCCTCTGCCGAGCTGCTGTGTTGTTGAAGCTTCTGACCAAGCTTGA